The sequence below is a genomic window from Leptospira dzoumogneensis.
TAATTTCAGAATCTTTTACTGCTTCTTTTATATTTCCATGGATCGAAACTTTCGCCGATTTTAGGTCTTGGATCTTTTCCGGATTACGAGCATATAATTGGAGAGAATGACCTTCTTTAGAGAGATTGTTTGCGATCCCTCTACCCATGATACCAGTTCCGATGATTGCAATTTTACGAGAAGACATAGGGAAAGTCTCCCGTATGGAACCTGATTTGGCAAGAAAAAGGTTTTAGAAAGAGCTGAGTGCCGCGCGGATAAAGCTCGTAACCGGAGCCTGCTCCCTTGTATCTTCCAGACCTTCTCTCAGTTCTCTAAGAACGATCTGCGCATCCGTTAAAACGGTATTCACATTCGTATGAAGATCGTCTCTATTAATGAGCCTTCCTAAGGTTCCATCTCCCGTATTGATCTTAGTAGTGATATCAGCTACGTTGGAGAAAGTTTTTCGGATATCTCCTCTGTTTTCAGCGATCAATTCTGAAAGAGAAACAAGCGGATCCTGCAATACTCTTCCTTTTAAGGAAGACGCTCCGGATTTATAATCCACGACTTGGAATGTCCTAGGTGCACCTTTACCTTCTTCCGTGGATTCGGAAGTTCCAGGGTCTATAGAAATTACACGCCCGGAAAGTAAACTTTCATTACGTATTGCAATATCATAATTTTCGTACATACGTACAGGTTCTTTTAGAAGAATGGTGACTTCTACCCTGGTGGCGACTCCTACTTCTCCTGCGGGAAGAACCGCTCCATTCTCGTCTATTTGTATGAGTCGAATATTGGAAACATAACCGAATGGAACACCTTGGACGGTGACCTTATTTCCTACTTTGATCCCTTCCGAGTTTTTGAAATTGATCTTTAGGAATTCACCACGTTTTTGAACGGGTCCACCTTCAGTCATAACGGTAAAGTAACCGACTACGACCAAAGCTACGGAAAAGATAGCACCAACTAAAAGATAACGAAAGGATTTCATTTAGGATCCAAAACTCTTACTATATATATCGGACTTTTTATCCAGAATATTATCTTAGGACCCAGGTTTCAATTCTTAGTTTCCAGAATCATCGGTCCCTTGGTATGTCCATTGATAAATTGACGGATGAATTCGTTCGGAGAATTCTGCACTTCTTCCGGGGTTCCCGTAAATAAGACCTGCCCCCCGTAAAAAAATGAAATGCGGTCGGCTATCATATACGCACTGGACATATCATGGGTGACTACCACTTGAGCCGCACCGGTTTCCTTTTTGATCCGAATAATCAGCTCGTTGATCACGTTCGACATAACAGGATCTAAACCGGATGTAGGTTCATCATATAAAATGATTTTCGGATTGGCGGCGATCGCTCTTGCAAGTCCAGCTCTCTTCTTCATACCTCCCGAGATATCATTCGGAAAATTATCCTTTGCGACTGTCATATCCACTAATCTGAGTTTTTCGGCGACGATCCTTTGGATATCCTCTTCAGGATATAATTTGTGTTCACGTAAGGGGAGTGCAACATTATCAAAAACAGTCATCCAGTTGATGAGTGCTCCTGACTGGAATAGGACTCCCATTTTAGAACGGATCCTTTCTCTTTCCGGAATTTCTGCGCCTGAGATTTTTTCTCCGAAGATCTTACATTCTCCTGCATCCGGATCTAATAGACCGGTAATATGTTTTAAGGTGACTGACTTTCCGGTTCCGGAAGGTCCAAGCACCACCATTGTCTCTCCTTTCTTTACTTGGAGATTCATTCCTTTCAGGATCTTTCTTTGTCCGAAAGCCTTGTGTAGATTGATTAGTTCTATTGCGTATTCTTCCATGACTATTGCCTATAAAAGATCGCTGTGATCACATAGCCGAAAAAGATCACCATTAAGAAAGAAGTTACCACCGACTCTCTTGTGGCTCTACCGACCCCGATCGCTCCACCGGAAGTTCTAAGACCGTGAGAGCATGAAATTGCTGAGATGATCAGACCGAAAACATAACCTTTGAATAAACCGGTGTATAAATCCTTGAGACCCGGGATAGAAGTGATCCTTTCATTTACGTCCTGGAAATATACTATATATTCGATTCCCAATTGGAAATGACCTACGATTGCTCCGCCTAAAATTCCTAATATACTGGAATATACGCAGAGAACAGGGACCATTAAAGAAAAACCTAATACTCTCGGAAAAACTAAAAATCTAACAGGATCGATGGACATTACTTCGAGTGCATCGATTTCTTCGGAAACTTTCATTGTCCCGATCTCTGCAGCGATCGCAGAACCAATAGATGCAGCTAAGATCAATGCAGTCATAAAAGGAGACATCTCTCTAGTGAGAGTGATTGTAAGAAGAAGTCCGATTTGACCTTCTGCCCCGAAATCTTTAAGACCAAGTCCAGTGTTTAATGTAAGAAGCATCCCTGTAAAAACGGCAACTACTGAGACTACGAATAAACTCCCTACACCTGCGATAAACATTTGATCTAAAATTTCTTTCCGCTTTTCGACGGTAAATCTTAGGTTTAAAAAAGTTTCCGCAATTAGAACGATCGTATAACCCGCGGCATATAAAGTATCGTTCGCTTTTTCTTTAAAGGTATCCAACATTTCGATTAGAGCCTAATCCACCAAAAAATCTGCACCGTTGTCTTATCCTTGTTTTTTTCTAATCCGAATAGACCGTATAAGAATTGATAAGATGTTTTTTCCGGAGTGGAGCTGTATTCCACAAGCAATGGCACATGGATATGCAGTTCTTCTTCGTTCCATCTCTGAGTATAAAGCCTCATTAAAAAAGAGAGCCTTTTTTCTCCATTGGATAATTTTTGATACTCGATAATGGACCAGACCGGATCCCAGATCCTTTCCACAAGTTCGGATTTTATAGGAAATAAAGAAAGAAGATTCCAAGTCAGGTTACCTTCTCTGTCCTCATGCCAACGGAATAGAGGCCAGAGTTTATAATAATTTTCTTCTCTTCCCCACTGAACATAAGTACGATTCGTTCTCCACCAAAATGGGATAAAATAAGTCTCGGAAGATTTCAAATGATAACTATCGGTGCTCAATCTGAAATAGAATGGAGTGAAAAATCTAGTCTCCTTATATGCGAATCTATAATAACCGTAAAAAGGAAATAAGATTAATTTTCTGTAATCTTCGTCGTCGTTCTGGCCGTATTGAAAAATGAAAAATAGGATATTCAGGTCTTTTTCGTGAGTCCTTTTATCATATCCATACGAAAATAGGGAACCAAAAATAGGGAACCAAAGAAATGCTCTGGCCTTCATATTCCCGAATTCGGAATCCTTAGCAAGGTATAAAGGCCAAAACATTTTATAAGTAAAAGGTTCTCTTTTATCTTCGTTGATACTTCCCCATTGAATAAACGGCCAGAGGATAGAATAACGTTCGTATTTTCCTTTATGGATCTTATGAGAATAAAATGGCAAGATCCTGAGATCGTTTCTGACTTCTGAACCTCCCCACATAACGAGCGGCCATAAGATCCCATGAGCATTATAGTTTTTATATTTCCAGTTGGAATACAAAGGGAAGAGAGTAAAGTTCAGTTCCGAATAACTTGCCTTACCTCTAAGTCTTCCGAATAAGGGAAAAAATCCGAAATAGGACTCCCTGGCAGTTTCTCCTTTTCCCCAGATCAAAAGTGGAGAAAGAGTGTCCTCGTCCCAGCCTAGATCGTCGTGGTAGGTTTCCGTTCCACTGACGAAAAATAGAAAACTCCAGACTCTCCAATAATCAGTCTTTTCGGAATAATAGATCGGGAATAAAAATGTATCGTATCTATAATTGGATTTGGTTTCTTTATAAGTGGAGAAGAATGGTCTGAAGATCTGCTCTTCTTCTCCCAATCTTTTTTCGGATTGGTACAAGAACCAAAATTGTTTGTATTCGGAAGGATAAGGAGAAACCGGTTTGAAAGGGTATTCCGAAAATAGACTTTCCGTACAAACTAGGAAGAAAAGGATCAGTACTAGATTCTTATTTATCATTCTTCCCGGAAAATCCTAAGCAACAGGGGATTAGATCATTGAAAATTGCAGTTTTATTCGGCGGAACTTCCACAGAACACGAAATTTCCCTGCGCACAGGCACTTTCATAAGTAAAACTTTGTCTTCCATGGGACATTCGGTCAAACCCATTCTGATTTCCAGAGACGGCAGATGGGTCATCCCTAGAGAGTATCGACCCGAGTTCCCGGAAGGAAATTCCAAAAATCCGGAAGAGTATTTAAAAGAATTCGAAGAACTTCATTCTACTGTTGCCGGAGCATTCTCTTCTCTGGATTGTGATATTGCATTTTTAGGATTACATGGAACCAGCGGAGAAGACGGTTCTATCCAAGGATTTTTAAAGGTACTTGGAATTCCATTCACTGGTTCCGATGTAAAAGCATCCGCACTTGCAATGGACAAGATCAGAGCAAATCGATTATTCCAACTTGCCGGAATGTCCGTTGCTCCGTTTTGGGAATTGAGAAAAAAAGAATATTCCGAAAATCCGACTTCGGTCGAAAGTTCAGGATTAGAATATCCACTTTTTCTAAAACCGGTAGAAGGCGGTTCTAGTTTTCATACATTTAGGATAGAAGGACCCGAAGATCTACGTAAAAGACTCCCCGAATTTTTCGATGCAGAAGAACATGCGATCTTACAAAAATTCCTAAAAGGAACGGAAGTTTCCTGCGGAGTCTGGGAAAAGAAAGAAGGCACTAAAAGAATATTAGAGGCACTTCCTCCTACAGAGATCATTCCTGGCGGAGAATTTTTCGACGTAGAATCCAAATACAAACCTGGACTTTCCCAAGAGATCACTCCTGCTCGTTTACCGGAAAAGATCATCTCCAAGATCCAAGAACAATCCATTTTGGCTCACAAAACACTCGGTTGCGAAGGTTATTCTAGAACGGATTTTATTGTCGTAGGAGAAACTCCATTCGTTTTGGAAACAAACACGTTACCCGGAATGACCGAGACTAGTTTGATCCCTCAACAAGCAAAAGCGGCTGGGATACCTATCCAAACATTATACCAGTCTTTGATCGACCAGGCTTTAGAAAGAGCAGGGGTAGCTCCGGCTCAGAGAGTTTAGAACTGCAATTACCACGCAGAGCCGCGGAGGGGGAATTGATTTCGTATGTAGGAACTCCAACATTCCACTTTATACTCGCGTTGTAGGAATTCCAACATTGCAATTCCTTTCCAATCTCTGCGGCTTCGAGTCTCTGCGTGAGAAAATCTCCGAGTCTCTTTAAACTCTGCGACTTTCTATCTAATCTGAAATAACGCCAATTTCGCAAAAAAGTTCGGACTAAATTTCACCTGTTTTAGATCTGTGAAGAATGCTCTGTCTTCTACAGTGAAACCACGAATATCACAGAACTCCTGAAAATCCAGAACGGAAAGAAAATGTAGGTTAGGAGTATTGAACCAACGATAAGGAAGAAGATCCGTAACTGGAGTTTTTCCTTGGAATAGAATTCTAAAACGAACTTCCCAATACCCGAAATTCGGAAATACGATGATCACACGTTTAGCGATCCGCAAACATTCTTTGATAATATCGCCTGGATGTCTGGTCTCCTGGATGGTCTGGTTCAAGATCACATAATCAAAACGTTTGTCTTCATGATGGCTTAGGCCTTCGTCAATATCTCCGTGGTGAACATATACACCTTTGCGGATACATTCTACGATTGCATCTTCGTCCTTCTCTATCCCTTGTCCTCTAATTCCTTTTTGTTTTAGAAGATAAAGAAGATCCCCATTACCGCAGCCAAGGTCCAAGACCCTGGAACCCGGTGAGATCGTATCCAGAATATAAGCGAAGTCCGGTCTTTCTCTCAAAGTAGTGCTACTTAAGATTTTAGAATCTATCATTCATTCACCGGCATATTTAGAAAACCTCGGATCACATCCTCTTGTCTTTGGTTGGGAAGAAGAAAACTATCATGACCTTCGTTCGTAGTAAGCTCTACATAAAAGACCCTTTTATCGGAGGCTTCTAAACTTTTTACGATCTCTCTAGATTGAGAAGGAGGGTAGAGCCAATCGGAACTATAAGATACGACTAAAAATCTACATTGAGCAGGACTAAGAGCTTTGGTAAGTTCCTGTCCTTTTCCTAAACTGAAATGATCCAAAGCTTTGGTCACATAGATATAAGAATTTGCATCAAAACGATCTACGAAACTTTCTCCCTGATAGATTAAATAACTTCCGACCGCAAAATCGGAATTTAGAAGGTTCCCTATAGGAGGTTTCCTGCCGAATTTTTCTCTCATTTTATGGTCTGAAAGATAAGTGATATGACCCATCATTCGAGCGAGTGCAAGACCTTTTCTAGGAGTCGCACTGTCTTCATACAATCCGTTATTCCAGTTTGGATCTGAAAGAATTGCCTGTCTTCCTACCTCATTAAAAGCGATCTGCATTGCGGAATGTTCCGCAGAAGAGGCGAGAATAATACAATTCTCTAAAGCATCCGGATAAGAAATGCTCCATTGTAATGCCTGCATTCCTCCCATGGAACCACCTGCCACACAAAGTAGTCTCTGGATCCCGAAAGATTCTACCAAAAGTTTTTGGGCAGCCACCATATCCTTGATGGAAACGAAAGGAAAACTGGAACCGTAAGGTTTTCCGCTTACAGGATTGATGCTCATCGGTCCGGAAGAACCCTTACATCCACCGATCACATTAGAAGATATTACAAAATATTGATTTGTATCAAATGCTTTGCCTGGACCGACATATTCATCCCACCAACCGGGACGTTTATCGGATCCGGAATGAAAGCCTGCCGCATGAGCGTCTCCAGAGAGTGCGTGGCAGATCAGTATTGCATTGTCTTTGTTGGGAGAAAGAACTCCGTAAGTTTCGTATGCAACTACGGTAGGGGAAAGAACAGATCCGTTGTCCAGGCGTAGATCTCCCAGCACTGCGGTTTTCGGTTCTACTATGCCTACGGATTGATTCGATCCCATGATTTAAGTTCCAAATAACTAAGCCACTTTCCTTTTTCAGACGATCCCAAGCAAGCTTAGGAAAGTAAAAAGAGAAAGTGGCCGGTTTTTAGACGATTTTTTGGACGGAGTCGGAAGTCACACCTTTTTCAATGCTTCGTCCAGATCCGTAATAATATCGTCTATATGTTCCAGACCAACGGAAAGTCTGATAAACTCAGGAGTCACACCTGCCGCCAATTGTTCTTCCGGACTCAACTGTTGGTGAGTGGTAGAAGCAGGATGGATCGCAAGTGATTTTGCATCTCCTACGTTTGCGAGCAAGGAGAATAATTCCAGACCGTCTATCAACTTCTTCGCTTCCGGAATTCCACCTTTCACTCCGAATCCAATGATGGCTCCGAACAATCCTCTGGTATGGTATTTTTTAGCCAGAGCATAGTTTTTATCGGAAGAAAGACCAGGATAGTTCACCCAGGTTACCTTCGGATGTTTAGAAAGAAACTCCGCAACCTTTTGGGCATTTTGAGAATGTTGGGTGACTCTCAAATGAAGAGTTTCAATACCTTGTAGGATATTAAACGCATTAAAAGGAGAAATTGCAGGACCTAAATCTCTTAAACCTTGGACGCGGGCCTTGATGATGAAAGCGATATTCACTCCGCCAAACGGTTCGAACTTACCGAAAACATCCCAGAATTTCAGGCCGTGATAACTTGGATCCGGCTCTGTGAAATTCTTAAATTTACCGTTGCCCCAGTTGAATTTACCAGAATCCACGATGATACCACCTATGGAAGTTCCGTGGCCTCCCAAAAACTTGGTGAGTGAATGGACCACAATGTCCGCACCAAAATCGATAGGACGAACAAGATAAGGAGAAGGTAGGGTATTGTCGATTACCAGAGGAATTCCGGCATCATGAGCAACTTTAGCAACCGCTTCAATGTCCAGAGTATCCAACTTAGGATTTCCTAAGGTTTCGGCAAAGATGGCTCTAGTCTTGTCGTTAATCGCTTTTTTGAAATTTTCCGGATTGGACTGGTCCACAAAATGGACTTTGATCCCGAGTTTTGGGAAAGTATAGTGAAGAAGGTTATAAGTTCCTCCATAAAGGGAAGAAGATGCCACGATCTCCTGTCCTGCTTCTACTATATTCAAAAGTGCTAATGTTTCTGCGGATTGACCGGAAGCAGTCGCGAGGGCCGCAACTCCACCTTCTAATGCGGCAACTCTTTGCTCTAAAACATCAGTAGTTGGGTTACCGATCCTGGTATAAATATTACCGAATTCCTGGAGACCGAATAGCCTCGCAGCATGATCTGTGTCCTTAAAAACATAGGACGTAGTTTGGTAGATAGGGACTGCCCTGGATGTGGTTGTTGGATCCGGGGCTTGTCCTCCGTGAAGAACGATTGTTTCTGGTTTATAGTTTCTTGCCACGCTTAAGGCTCCTTTTTACTGAAAGTAGAAAATTATTCTACAATGTCTATCTAAAATTTAATAAATAAGATAAAATAATCGCTATAGCGAACAAATTAGATTCCAGAACCAAATCCAAAATATTTTCCAAAATCCATCCCTTAAGAAGTGAAATTCGCTAAATTCTGGAAAATATTTTCTAAAATACGAGAAATGTTCCTGTTTTATTGGTTTTTCAACGCAAGGTTCTGATAGAATCGGTAAGTCATTTAGATTCCACGTATGTAATACGATACTAGTGGTACTATTTTTGGATGAATTGAAATACGGTCCCCGGAGAAATTCCGGCTCAAATATGAAATTTAACTTTTTGAACTTATGTAAAAGATCTCTAATGCTTCCGGGAATTATCCTTCTTTCCCTTTATCTAGTACCGGGGGAGGAGCTTGAAGCCCAGCTCTGGATGCCTCCAGGAAGACAGTTCATGCAGCCTCCTGATCCATTCACGTTTGATGCAGGGGTGAACAAATTTAATAACGATTATTATCTATATCTCGCTCCTACCTTAAATTTGAATTTTGGAGGAGAATTCGGACTATCACTTACCGCTCCGATGAACTTTCTCGCGTATGACCAGGATCCAAAGGACCCAACCTTAAAAGTAGGAAGCATTCGTAAAATTGACTACGACCAAAAGAGTGATTATTTAAGGCTTATTAATAATATTTGGTACGGGACCTACGGATTGTATAAACCTGGAGAGACTACATTCTCCTTTTATGCAGGAAAACTTTTTGATGGATATATAGGGCACGGAACGATCGTAAACCGTTATGTGAATAACCAAAGGATAGACATTTATAATGTGGGTCTGATGGCTGATTTTAATAATGATTACGGCGGAGTGCAGGTATTCACAAATTCAGTTTACACACATGAGATAGGTGCTGCCAGGGGATATGTTCGTCCATTCGCTATCGCATTCAAATTATTTGATCTATTCACTGGAAGATCCCAGCTATTCGGGATGTTGCAGCTTGGGCAGGGAAACGTAGCGGACGAAGCAGGCAGAAAAAAAGTCTACGAAGAAGCAGGAGTAGATCCGGAAGACAGAGAGAAATACAGGGCTTTGGTAGAAGATCAAAAGACTCACCAGATGAGAGAAGAAATGATCCCTATAGAGAAAAAACCCGAATCTCGTAAGGAAAAACTAAAAGAGTTCTTCAATCAGGACAATTTTGCAAATAGATTCTCTATAGGATATACAACGGCTTTCGATACAAAAGCGCCTACGCAACTTTCATTCGATACTACCGGTCGTTTACGTTTAGATTCTAATAATAACCCACTTGTTGAACAATCCGAAAAATTGGTCATCCAAGGTATGGATGCGGAATACAAATTAATCAGCACAAAATATATAGAAGTTACTCCATATTACGATGTGAACACGATCAAAATATTGAATTCAAAAGGAACTCATACGGGAGCGATGTTCCGCTTCGGTGGAAAGGATATCTACGCTAAGATCAAACCTGAATATAGGAATATGGATGCGAACTATATTCCTATGTATTTCGACAGCTTTTATGAGTTGGAAAGATACCAGGCTAACGTGAATTCCCAGCTTCCTATGACAAAATTGGAAGCTGCTAAACTTATGGATCCGGATGCTGCAAAGCTGAAAGGTTATTTCACTTCGGTCGTATTTAGTTTTTACAGGGTGTCCCTGGAAGCTAACTATGAGAATTATTCCGGGCCGAATAATTCTAGGATATTCGTGGGTTTATATTTCCCGATCGGTTCCTTATTCATGATCTCCGGGTACTATACACGTAAAAATTTTGATCAGAATAAGGACGCATTCAAGGTGGATGATAATTCAGTCGGAGCAATAGAAGCTGCTCTCAACCTCGGATTCATTTCGATCAGAGTGCAGGATATTCGTAGATGGGTTTACGATAGCACATCTAATAGTTTCGTAGCCCAAGACGAGCAGAAAGTGTTATTTTCTAATTCTTTGTCCTTCTAATCGAGATACGGAGTTTTCCCATTGGGAAAGGAAGAAGGACACAGCTTGTTCCGATCTCAAAACGGAAGAGGAAAGCCTGACTCCTGGAATATTGTATTTTCTGAATATTTCCAGTTCTGTTTTTGTCCAACCAGGTTCCGGCCCAACCAAAATAGAATATTCTTTTTCTTCCAAGGGAAGGAACTCTTGGATAAATTTTCCCTTCTTATCTAAATATAAAAACGTCTGGGGAGAAGACACTCGCTCTGAAATAGACTGCTTCTTTTCAAAAGGTATGTTTTTGCCAGGAGGAACAAATCCGAGATCTAACTTAGGAAGAAAAACATTACCACCTTGTTCCATTCCAAGGATCAGTTTTTCTTTTATATTCTCTTCTTTCCAAACGGGGGAGGTGAGATATTCGGTTCTCGAAAGTGTGGCAAGTCTGAATTCCAGGGATTGTACTCCCCAGACACCTGCTAATTCTAAGATTTTTTCCACAGTGGGAGGTCTTTGGACGGAAACGATCAGATTGATACCGGGACTTCTTCTTTTAGGTTTAATGATCGGAGTATAAGATCCTAAAATTTCCTGAGGAGTTATTTTTAGAATTTTGAAAATTCCTAAGCTGTCATTTAGGAGACCAGATTTGATCTTATCTCCTTCTTTCTTTTGTAAAACTTTTAGAATATGAACGATCCTATCTTGATTAGAGATCTTGAATTCCCCAGAATTTGTTTTCTGAGAGGGATCCAATATTAGATAATTCATACGTTTAAATTTCTACTTGGGGAGCCTTATCATCTTCTTCATTAGGAGTGGGAACGGAAGGTTCTTGTGTCTCTGGAGTATTCCAATTGGGAACGGAATCATTCCAGTTTTGGGAAGAAAAGAAACAGGCTCTTGCGATCCCGATCAGGATCAAAATGAATAGAATATATTTTGCGAGTAGCGGGCCGAAACCGGTGCGGTTCGGATCATTATAATTTTCGAATGATTGAGTACGTTCTCCCGGATTTTGCCAGCCATAGGATCTATTGCGGCTAAATCTGGATTTGATGTATTCGAATTTATCTTCTAAAAAACGAAAAAATCCCCGTACGGAACGGGGACTCTTAGAACCGGAGTCTCCTCCGGGGAGATCGTATCTTCCGCCTCTAAAACTGGCCGGGTCTTCCGGATCAAAAACGAAAGAATGATAACATCTAGGACACCGAACAGTCAGTTTTCCCAAATCCATGGGAATCCTGAGTTCGGTGCCGCAGGAAGAACAAGGAAGAATATACCGCACTTAGCTTAGTATTTCAGGGATTCCTTGAGCGTGTTTACGTTCTCTTTGTAGTTCTCATTACCCAATTGGTCGTTATAATCGAAAATTTTGGTAAATAATCTGTCGAACGAATCCAAATGTTTAATGTAGAAAGTCTTTTTGAAAGAGTTACGGATAGGGTGGGTCTTAGTGTTCTCTACGTTAGCAAGAACATATTTACCGACACCTTTTTCGCTAGGAGTTTCTGGACGACCGCCTTCAGGATAACCGTTCTTTTGATAGAAAAGTTCGATCTTGTCGTTATGACCTGGTTGATCGTTTGGAGCCCTGTCGATGATCTCGGAAACCGATTTATCTTCGATTAGGAAGTTATTCTTATAAACTTTGCTGATAATTTTGCTGATCTTACGAGGAGGTTCCATTCTAGGATCCGGATCGTTAGTGTTCGGTCCTTCGAAGTAGATTTCCATATATTTGGAAAGTCCACCTTGAACGATCTTACCTTGTCCTCTTTCTTCGTCCTTAATGAAATCGTAAACTTCTACACGGATACAGTTGTTTGCTACATCTTCTTGCGCGTTGCTGTTAGCAGGCACACATTCGTCGTTGTTTGCTTTTCCTTTGAAAAGAACGGTTCTGAACGGAAGAATACGTACTTTCATTTTCATGAGTACGGTATGACGTTTTAGTCTTTCGTTTAGAGCGGAAGCTCTCTGATCCAGACCTTTTTCAGTATCCAAAATGGCCGCACCAACTTGTTGGTCTTCCTTCTTTTGGCCTTGGTTGTCTTGAGCGTTGAGTAAGCCTGCGATTGAAAAAATTGCCAGGCAAAATGCGATTTTGCGTTTCATTGTACCCTATTTCCTTGGTCTCTTCTGCGTTTAGGTTTCCCCGAAAGTCGGGAATACCCTGTCTCTAGTATCGGTAAAATAGACTCCCGATTAAATCCAAGACTTACATTTTCGCACGGAAAACGTTTATTTTCCGGATTTTGAACTGGTTTCCAGATACAGTTCATAGGGGGGAGGAGTCGGTTTCAATCCTTTTTCAATCAGGTTGGCCGCCCATCTCCTTTCCACAAAATCGCAGAAATCCCTTAAATCCCGGCCGGAATACGATCCTAATCGTTGCGAAATTGTTAAACGCTCTGAATCCTGTAAATGTTTAGCATAATTTCCTAATATCGCAGCTCTTTCTTTTTCGTTAGGCAGTGGGAAGAATACGGATCTGTCGAATCTGGAAACCAAGGCCTTGTCCAGGTCCTGTTTTCTGTTGGTGGCACCCAGGGTGATTGATTTTTGTCCCCCTTCGAAACCGTCCAGTTTTCGTAATAATACGGATAGAATGTTCCGGGTTGCCTCGAATAAGCCGTCATCCCTGGACCCGGCCAAGGAATCTATTTCATCCAAAAATAAAAGACAGGAAGGAAATAGGGAAGCCACGTCGAAGACATAAGCCATATTCTGGGCGCTTTCCCCATAATATTTACTTAAAATAGATTCCACTGGAACATAGATGAGAGGGATTTCAGTCATACAGGAAATCACCTTTGCCATCGTGGTTTTTCCCACCCCAGGTTCTCCTTCTAAAAGAATTGCCCTAGGTTTTGTTCTACCTGGGAATTTTCGTGTGAGTTTGGAAAGTTCCTCTAGGGTCTCAGGAGATTTGAGAGGAAGTATAATGGATTCTAATATTTGTCTTTTGACATCTTCATAACCTGCGATGGTCTCGAATGTCATCCAGTCTCCCTTCTTCTTTGCTTCTATTGGATCGAATACATCGATCCCTAGTCTAAGTAAAAGTTCTTTCGGATTCTGGACTGATTCTTGTTTGGAAAGTCTGAGATATTTGAATAGATCGATTGCGGAAAAAATTTCCTCTCTATGGAAATCTCCCTTTTTAGTGATCTCAATTTTGCTTTGGTTCCTTCCCGCATAAAAACGGAACTTTGCATTGTCTAGAATATTTTTGGTTTCGAATAAATTCTCATTCAATGCTTGGAGACAAACATATCCGGGCTCGAATGTATGGATCCTTAGATTTTCTATATGATTGCGAACGATCTGGAGGCAGTCCAAAAGTTGGCTTTTGTCCGCACCTGGGATCGGGAATTCTATCCTTAGATCTTTTTTATCAGGTACAAATGCGGGAAGTTCGGGGTCCTTGACTCCTAAACCCTTTAGTTCCGAATAGAGCAGGTTTTTTGCCTGGGTGAAATCCAGGATATTTCCGGAATTTCGGGGGAGGGGACTGGTCAAATCTTCAGGTTTCATTC
It includes:
- a CDS encoding MlaE family ABC transporter permease → MLDTFKEKANDTLYAAGYTIVLIAETFLNLRFTVEKRKEILDQMFIAGVGSLFVVSVVAVFTGMLLTLNTGLGLKDFGAEGQIGLLLTITLTREMSPFMTALILAASIGSAIAAEIGTMKVSEEIDALEVMSIDPVRFLVFPRVLGFSLMVPVLCVYSSILGILGGAIVGHFQLGIEYIVYFQDVNERITSIPGLKDLYTGLFKGYVFGLIISAISCSHGLRTSGGAIGVGRATRESVVTSFLMVIFFGYVITAIFYRQ
- the metX gene encoding homoserine O-acetyltransferase MetX; its protein translation is MGSNQSVGIVEPKTAVLGDLRLDNGSVLSPTVVAYETYGVLSPNKDNAILICHALSGDAHAAGFHSGSDKRPGWWDEYVGPGKAFDTNQYFVISSNVIGGCKGSSGPMSINPVSGKPYGSSFPFVSIKDMVAAQKLLVESFGIQRLLCVAGGSMGGMQALQWSISYPDALENCIILASSAEHSAMQIAFNEVGRQAILSDPNWNNGLYEDSATPRKGLALARMMGHITYLSDHKMREKFGRKPPIGNLLNSDFAVGSYLIYQGESFVDRFDANSYIYVTKALDHFSLGKGQELTKALSPAQCRFLVVSYSSDWLYPPSQSREIVKSLEASDKRVFYVELTTNEGHDSFLLPNQRQEDVIRGFLNMPVNE
- a CDS encoding D-alanine--D-alanine ligase — encoded protein: MKIAVLFGGTSTEHEISLRTGTFISKTLSSMGHSVKPILISRDGRWVIPREYRPEFPEGNSKNPEEYLKEFEELHSTVAGAFSSLDCDIAFLGLHGTSGEDGSIQGFLKVLGIPFTGSDVKASALAMDKIRANRLFQLAGMSVAPFWELRKKEYSENPTSVESSGLEYPLFLKPVEGGSSFHTFRIEGPEDLRKRLPEFFDAEEHAILQKFLKGTEVSCGVWEKKEGTKRILEALPPTEIIPGGEFFDVESKYKPGLSQEITPARLPEKIISKIQEQSILAHKTLGCEGYSRTDFIVVGETPFVLETNTLPGMTETSLIPQQAKAAGIPIQTLYQSLIDQALERAGVAPAQRV
- the metW gene encoding methionine biosynthesis protein MetW is translated as MIDSKILSSTTLRERPDFAYILDTISPGSRVLDLGCGNGDLLYLLKQKGIRGQGIEKDEDAIVECIRKGVYVHHGDIDEGLSHHEDKRFDYVILNQTIQETRHPGDIIKECLRIAKRVIIVFPNFGYWEVRFRILFQGKTPVTDLLPYRWFNTPNLHFLSVLDFQEFCDIRGFTVEDRAFFTDLKQVKFSPNFFAKLALFQIR
- a CDS encoding ABC transporter ATP-binding protein, whose product is MEEYAIELINLHKAFGQRKILKGMNLQVKKGETMVVLGPSGTGKSVTLKHITGLLDPDAGECKIFGEKISGAEIPERERIRSKMGVLFQSGALINWMTVFDNVALPLREHKLYPEEDIQRIVAEKLRLVDMTVAKDNFPNDISGGMKKRAGLARAIAANPKIILYDEPTSGLDPVMSNVINELIIRIKKETGAAQVVVTHDMSSAYMIADRISFFYGGQVLFTGTPEEVQNSPNEFIRQFINGHTKGPMILETKN
- the mce gene encoding mammalian cell entry protein Mce, giving the protein MKSFRYLLVGAIFSVALVVVGYFTVMTEGGPVQKRGEFLKINFKNSEGIKVGNKVTVQGVPFGYVSNIRLIQIDENGAVLPAGEVGVATRVEVTILLKEPVRMYENYDIAIRNESLLSGRVISIDPGTSESTEEGKGAPRTFQVVDYKSGASSLKGRVLQDPLVSLSELIAENRGDIRKTFSNVADITTKINTGDGTLGRLINRDDLHTNVNTVLTDAQIVLRELREGLEDTREQAPVTSFIRAALSSF